In the Streptomyces spororaveus genome, ATCAGGAAGCAGTCCGCGCCGCGCGCCGACTCCTGGAAGCGGACGTAGATCTCGCCGTTCGCGAAGTCGAAAGCCTTGGTCGGCACGAGGGCGACGCCCAGCTGATGCGCAACCTCCTCGGCCAGCTCGGGGTGGGCGCGGCCGGAGAAGAGCATCAGCTTCTTCTCGCCGGTCGTCTTGATCCCGGTCACAGCACAGTCTCCTCAGACGTGTTGAAGCTGCTCGCCCCCATGTGCGTCCGTCCCGCACACGGTGAGCCAGCCGAATTGCGTGCACCTATCACGGTACGCCGTCGCGGGCGTACCTGTTTCCGGTCAGTTCACCTCAAGGGCGCTCGGCGTCCTCCGAGGCCGCCGACTGCGCCGCCGTGGCGGCGGCACTGCCCGGACGCTTACGGGCCACCCAGCCCTCGATATTCCGCTGCTGGCCACGGGCCACGGCCAGGGCGCCGGGCGGCACATCCTTGGTGATCACGGATCCGGCGGCCGTGTAGGCGCCGTCCCCGATCGTGACGGGAGCCACAAACATGTTGTCCGAACCCGTCTTGCAATGTGAGCCGACGGTGGTGTGGTGCTTGTGCTCACCGTCGTAGTTCACGAAGACGCTCGCGGCACCGATGTTCGTGTACTCGCCGATCGTCGCGTCGCCCACGTACGACAGGTGGGGGACCTTGGTGCCCTCGCCGATCGTGGCGTTCTTCATCTCGACGTACGTACCGGCCTTCGCCTTCGCGCCGAGGTTCGTGCCCGGGCGCAGGTACGCGAAGGGACCCACGCTCGCCTGCGGACCCACGACCGCGCTCTCGGCGACCGTGTTGTCCACCCGGGCGCCCGCGCCCACGTGGGTGTCCTTCAGCCGGGAGTTGGGGCCGACCTCGGCGCCCTCCGCGATGTGCGTGGCACCCAGCAGCTGGGTGCCGGGGTGCACGATCGCGTCCTGGCCGAAGGTGACGGTCACGTCGATGAAGGTGCCGGCCGGGTCGACGACCGTCACGCCCGCGAGCATGGCCCGCTCCAGCAGGCGCGCGTTCAGCAGGGCACGGGCCTCGGCGAGCTGCACACGGTTGTTGATCCCCAGGATCTGCCGGTGGTCGCTGCCGACGGCCGCGCCCACGCGGTGCCCGGCCTCGCGCAGGATGCCGAGGACGTCGGTGAGGTACTCCTCGCCCTGGCTGTTGTCGGTGCGCACCTTGCCGAGCGCGTCGGCCAGCAGAGCGCCGTCGAAGGCGAAGACGCCCGAGTTGATCTCGCGGATCGCACGCTGGGCGTCGGTGGCGTCCTTGTGCTCGACGATGGCCGTCACGGCGCCGCCGGCGTCGCGGACGATACGCCCGTAGCCGGTGGAGTCCGGGACCTCGGCGGTCAGCACGGTGACGGCGTTGCCGTCGGCCTCGTGCGTCCGCGCGAGGCCGGCCAGGGTCTCCCCGGTCAGCAGCGGGGTGTCGCCGCAGACGACGATCACGGTGCCGGTGACGACGCCGCCGAGCTCTTCGAGGGCCATCCGGACGGCGTGCCCGGTGCCGTTCTGCTCGTACTGGACGGCGGTGCGGACGTCGGCGTCGACGCCGGCCAGGTGCGCGGTGACCTGCTCCCGGGCGTGCCCGACGACCACGACGAGGTGCTCGGGGTCGAGCTCACGGGAGGCGGCGACGACGTGACCGACGAGCGAGCGCCCGCAGATCTCGTGGAGAACCTTGGGAGTCGCCGACTTCATGCGGGTGCCTTCACCCGCTGCGAGTACGACGACGGCTGCCGGGCGGTTGGCGCTCACGGGGATGCCCTTCGGCTTCGGGGGTGGACCCGTGAAGGATACCGGGGTGCCGGCGACGCCGAACGAACGCGGGTCCCGACCGCCACGGTCAGGACCCGAAAAGGAT is a window encoding:
- the glmU gene encoding bifunctional UDP-N-acetylglucosamine diphosphorylase/glucosamine-1-phosphate N-acetyltransferase GlmU, with protein sequence MSANRPAAVVVLAAGEGTRMKSATPKVLHEICGRSLVGHVVAASRELDPEHLVVVVGHAREQVTAHLAGVDADVRTAVQYEQNGTGHAVRMALEELGGVVTGTVIVVCGDTPLLTGETLAGLARTHEADGNAVTVLTAEVPDSTGYGRIVRDAGGAVTAIVEHKDATDAQRAIREINSGVFAFDGALLADALGKVRTDNSQGEEYLTDVLGILREAGHRVGAAVGSDHRQILGINNRVQLAEARALLNARLLERAMLAGVTVVDPAGTFIDVTVTFGQDAIVHPGTQLLGATHIAEGAEVGPNSRLKDTHVGAGARVDNTVAESAVVGPQASVGPFAYLRPGTNLGAKAKAGTYVEMKNATIGEGTKVPHLSYVGDATIGEYTNIGAASVFVNYDGEHKHHTTVGSHCKTGSDNMFVAPVTIGDGAYTAAGSVITKDVPPGALAVARGQQRNIEGWVARKRPGSAAATAAQSAASEDAERP